DNA from Fusarium musae strain F31 chromosome 7, whole genome shotgun sequence:
TCATCGACAATCTTCTCACCGCGACCTTCGGGTGTCCATGAGTAATATGCTGTGTTTGTAGGGCGATCGAGCAGATAATTGTGTTTGGCCCGCTTGATCTGGGGTTTTCGAGGAATGATGGGACCTGTGAGCtttctcttctgcttctttttcttctgcttggTGTCTGGTTGTTTCTTGCTGGGGAAGAGCTTTCGAGGTGTTGTGGTTGGCGTTATTTGAGCGATCCGCTGCGCCTTTGGCGTTGATGGCGGATTTGTCGATGGAAAAGACTCGTTTGctgttggttctggttcCTTGTCGTCAAAGACCAACCAGATAAATCCCGTCATGCGCCCACTGGAGCACTCTTGTCGGAAAGCCATCATTTCCCAAAACATGTCGAGAGTCTTGACACTCTTCCAGCTACCCTGCATCTTCATTGCCTGCGAACTCgcagcctcctcatcaagctcatctcgGAATCGTGATTTGGGATCGTCAGGAAAGTGTGGGATCAGACATCGCGGCGGTACCCAGTCAAATTCCCGGTAATAATGCGATATTCGTTCAAGCGGATGCGTAAACTCCCAAGCAGTGTCTGTTCTTCGAGGTGTCATTGCTCGAATCTCATTTGGTTCCAATCCCGGCACGACGATGTATCCTTTTGAACTCTTCCATGGTGCTTCTACCGATTTTGGTGCTGGCCCGAGAAGGGGATCGAGCACGCGACACCACCACTTGATAAGGCCGCGATCATCGAGGACATGCTTGCCCTTATTTTCGACACTTCCGGGAAATAGATACTGGTCTTGCGCGCGGGCGAATAAATTGACGATGAATTGTATgtccttcctcttcctcttctcgacGAGGAATCCTACAAACGTGGCGCATATCTCACGAATAGGACTCGGTGTCCCCTTGGGAAGGTTGAGAAGCGTCAGATAGCCCGTCGAATCAGCCTTTGACACAAACAACGTAGTCGATCGAGCAGTCGTGTAGACAAAGACCTCGACACCTAGCACCAAGACCTGCTTGCCGTCTGCATCGATTGAAACAGCGAGGAAATGGTTCTCGCAGTACGTTCGCTCGGGCCGTTCGTTTGGTGGTGGGGAGTACAGAGGATCGGTCTTTGTAGGGGGCGTTGAAATGTGGAGGATTGTAAAGTCGTGGCCTTTTGGGAGGACAGAGGCCAGACGTGATTTTAGGCCGTTGTCTGTCATGATGGTTGCTGATGGATGTTGGAGCTGGGATTGATTGTTTGGTATAAGTTGGGGTGGTCGCTAGGGCAGCGGTGGAGCGTTGATCTACAGGGGTTCGAACGCAGGGGTCTAGTGGAGTTTGTGATACCTGCCAGGTCCCGACTGCCGATAGCCGTCCATGGATCTGGGATTATTCAGCTCTTTGACCTTATGGCTCCAAAACGATAGTATAATCTCAATACAGGAATTAACAGGAATAGAAACATCATTCATTGTTCGTAATCGCTCAAACGCTTGCACTCAAATCTTGCACCAACTCTGAAGGTCTCGGATGATCACTCCTCCAACTCCCAACAGCCATGGCAACATACAAAAGATTCCATCTCGGACCATCCGGAAAACAGACAAATTCAGcaatcatcatctcaaccaaAGGCTTGTACTTGGTCAGAACCTCCTCCGATCCTCTCCCCTCCACGAGAGCCTGCAGCTCGTCAATCTCGGCTGGTTCGAGATACTTGCGCAGATGGTTCTCAACTTCCCCTGGGGTCTTCCACCATTCGGGCCCCTGTCCTTTCTCGACTAGTTCCCGTTCCATTTTGCGTCGTAGATCGGGCAGCACTGACTTCCACACCATTTCGGTTCCTGCTCGTGGGAGATCGATGAAGCCTTTGTGCTTGTACTCTAGTCGCGCCAGTGCGAGTGAGAGCAGGAATCTTCGGTCGTTCAGGTGTTTTGAGTGATTGAATAACCGATCCATGGGGTTTTGGGCTGGAAGTCCAGGTTTACCAATCATGTTGAGCTTGTACGTCTCCCATAGAGATACTGTATTTCTTGTACATGCCCAGTACAATGTTCCTGCAAATGTGTAGAGGCCGTCGCCGAGATATTTGCCTGCATCTGATGGCGCTTCAAAAATACGGGCCAATCTGTCCGTGTTAGTCCAGAGTTGCTGCTCTAGACTTAGGCGAGGAGGCGCGGTGTTTTGCCCCAGCGATTGAGCATGTATCATGATATCCGACGACAACAACCCTGATAGATATGACAACCTCTCAGCAGAGATTGGGTCAGTATCTATCGAGCCAGAAGTTGTCAAGGCTCGACTttcgctctcttctccaagagtTTCTCTCGCCTCAGCCAGCGCCGCCTCGAGTTCCTGGTCCTTCCCACCACGCTTCAGCGCGACCTTCTCAATTCGTTTCAGAGCATTTCTCAATCTCTGATTCTCATCTTTGAGAGTATTGAACTTTGAGGCATGTCTTTTGCGATACTCGCGCTGCGCAACTCTGCTGCGCTCCCGCTTTGGCTGTTCATGCATGTTAGGTGGTTTTTGGTAACAAAAGTTTCTGCTTGGTAATTGTGAGATCCACATACATCGGAATTATCTCCATTTCCCGGAGGTGACATTTCAATGGCATGGGCAgtgtgatgacgatgttggagGAATAACGTTGCTGACTTACCAAGAGAGGATCGATAACGTTATGAGGCGTTATGGTGGCTGGTGGGGTAGTCATGTAGCAAGGGTGAGGCGTCAGCGCATGAGTAATGTGTAACGCAACTCAACGTTGAGCTCACGATGGTCAGTGAAGATGCTCATGAAAGGATTCACAGAGAGGAAGGATTCCGGGCCAAAAATGTATATATTGTATGAGAAGgtcgaagaaaagaaatgaaATCGTTCTCATTCAGTCACTATTCAGCCACTATTCATTCGCTGTGTATTCACTACTCATTCACacatctcatcctcaatcaAGCGTCAAAAATGGCATCTCCAGTCAAGACACTTCACAAGACTTCATACCCATCCATCTCTTGCCTTCGTCCTGAGCTCTCCACCAAAGGAAAGAATGCTGTAATCACAGGCGGTGGCTCTGGTATTGGTGCCAGCATTGCCAGGTCATTTGCAAAATCAGGCATCACCAACTTGGCTCTTCTTGGCCGAACAGAAAGAACACTCCTCGAAAACAAAGCCTACATTGAAGAAAAATATCCCGAAACTAGAGTCTGGATTTGTACAGTCAACATCGTCGACGCTGACTCAACTCGGTCTGCCCTCGAAGCTTACACCACTGCAATCAATGGAAAGATTGACATTCTCATCGCAAACGCTGGATACATGCCCAAGACCGAACATGTAACCGTGGCAGATCCTGTCGATTGGTGGCTCACATTTgagatcaacatcaaaggAAACTTTAACCTCTTGCGAGCCTTTGACCCTCTCGCCACTCCCGGAGCCACGGTCATCCACGTATCCACAAGCGCAATGTACACAGAGTTCATGCCCGGATTCTCAGCCTATCGCGGCTCAAAGCTTGGAGCATATAAAGTGTTTGAATGGTACGCAAAGGAGAACCGAGACAAGGTGGTTATACAGTTTCACCCCGGACTCATCATGGACACGGCCATCACTCGGCCTCTTGTGGATGTCGTCAAGGACTATGGGCTTGTTCCGGAGGATGTGTCGCTGCCGAGCGACTTTGCTGTTTGGGCTGCGAGCGATGAGGCCAAGTTTCTGAGTGGCAGGTTTGTGGAGTGTATGtgggatgttgaggagctcaaggcggCGAGGGATAAGATTAAGGGGTCATGGGAGAAGTTTACTGTTGGGTTGGTGATCTAAGTGACTTCGATGTGTCAAACTGACTTTGCAGTCTCACAGGAGCGGGGCGAGATAGAATAGAGTACAAGACTTTATTTTTCAAGTTCCGTTCTCATAAATATAAGCTCAAGGCACCTGTTCGCTAGATGTGGTAGAGAATTCAGGGTAGTTCATATTTCTCAATCGCTGCTTTCCCCTTCACTCGTCAATTtgatccatctccatcatctatCAGTGAACGAGACCTTCAGCACCACCATAATAAcgaaaaagactttattctCAATTTATGTCATCCACTATATCAAAGAGCCATGGCTCCTCTGCAAGACAACGTCACAGGCGACTCAAGGACTACGCAAACACACTCTCTGTTGATCACCATGGATATGAGGTCTTACATCAGAAACTCCCAGGAAGATGACCCGAAGAAGCTATATGACCTCTTCCGCGAACTCTCACTCGAAAGAACTATTGACCCAGACAAGATGCAACGACACATCTTGGACAGCATCTATCGCCTTGTCCACGGCTCCAACAACATCGAAGATGTCAGTTTCAGCTTCAACACTACAGTCGAGCTTTGTCGAGCCATTTTTGAAGGCTCGATCAGTGACCCATCTGATCTCCTAGTTCTTGACGTGGAAGTCTATCGAGAGCTGGGCCAGCATCTCAAGGCGGCGCAATATCTTATTTGTCAAACCACCAAGAGCGATCTGTCCgaggatatcatcaaggaagCGCATCGCATCTTGACGAATGAGTTCAATCAGACTGAGGGCACATATGATACCGAGTACAGCGGCAAATATCGTACTTCTCCCGTACAAGCAACGTCCCGTCCCTACATGGACCCCAACAAAATTCCCGCTGCGATGGACAAGATGATGGCCAGCTACCGAGATGATATCCGGGCTGCTGGAATGAAAGGAGAGATCGATCCTGTGGCGCTTGCAGCAAAGTACAGCCACATATTCTCCAgtatccatccattccacACCGCCAACGGCCAGATGAGCCGCCTTATACTCAACGCCATACTCTTCAAGTGGGCGGGGTGTCTCGCTCCTTTTGgtcaggatgaggaggagtgcGCAGAGTATCTTTCAATTATTGTTGAGGCAATGGATCTGGAGATCTCTGAGGCTGAGACTAGCCGTGGAGTGTCTGACGGCTGTAGACCGAAGCTTTATAAGAAGCTGGCTTCCTATGTCTTGAAGCATGCGGCGGCGGGTATGTTGCTGGTTTGCGAACCTCTGCAATTGGATGGGTGATGTACCATTTATTTCATATTCATTTCGTGTATGAGATACCTTTTGTAACATTCGAGCAGAATTGGAACAGTTTACCTGATGCTTTCCAGAAAAGGGGGGTCATGGATGTGACTTGGCATGAGCATCAAGAAACACATCCTCCACCGCCTATCATCATTAACACTGCCAGAGCCCTTGAGTTACAGACGCTATCAGGAATCGAACAGCCTCACACATCAAACACCATCACGCCCTCACTTTCGGCCGATCCACCACTCTGCCCCTGGCACTGCCAACACCTGGCAGCCACCACGCCAACACTCTAACCACACCTAAACCACCCCCGGCCATACCTTTATGTGTCAGAGGCGCTGAATCCCTATCACCAGAAGTGGCGGCAGCTCGCTTTGGCCTAACGGTTTAACAAAGCGTGTACGACCGATCTCTCGCCGCTTTCCGGGACAGTTCGTGGGATCGAATCCGGTCTCCTTACTGCCTGGAAAGCTTGAGTTGCAGGATGGGAAACACCAGCAAGacagaaaaaggaaaagacatATATGTAAAGATGGAGTGGGACAAGTGGTGCCCGGAGCCTGCAACTCCGAGATTGATATTTTTGCAGTTTGTAGGtaatttatttagttttgaTACTGTAAATATACCTCCAAAGGCCCTAGTGGCTCAAAGAATGTTTGTTTCCTCCGTGATATCTGACGATAAGATTGATGGCAATAGTCGCTCTTTTGTGCTTATTGTTGACGACGCttctgttttctcttttttgttttcttgcttttaGTCGTGTTCTTTGTGtttgtctttttctcttcctgcTTTGTTAAAtccccttcttcctcgccctTATCTACCTCTTTATCAACTCTCTCCTTTGTTATCTCTTTAATAGACTGTttactctcttcttcttcttcctcctcctcctcctctaccttctcctcttctttatCTACCTTCTCATCTACCTGCTTACTACCGccagcctcctcatcttcctgttCTCTAACCCCTCTTTCCATCTCTGATAATCGGGGTCTGTTTGGATCCTGGAGCCAGGCAACACACACTTTCATGGGATGTACAGCTGTTTTGACATTGTAATCAAATCCCAATGGATCCCCACGTCGCTGCAGCATAGGCTCGACTACAAGATCGACAGTTCGTCCAGTGGCTGCATCACTTCCGCTTATTGCCCTCATGGACATGCCCTTCACTCCTTCAAGCTTAGGCGAGTAAGGAAATCCGCAGGTCTGTAGAGTCTCGGGGTGGTGAATGACATGGGAGAAGACGGTCAGGTTGGCGCTGAAGAAAAAGTCCATCTTGACTACTGCATCGCTAAGGTTTTTGAGGATTGTTGAATATTCGTTTTTCATGGATTCTTCATTGGGCTCCTGTGGGAAGTACTGGCCAACTGCTTTAGCAGTGATCGGGACAACGCAAGTTGGATCAATCCTTTGACTTTCCCGTGGCGAGTCTTTAAGTGACATGTAGAACTGCATCGTGGTGTATCTCCAGTGTGGAAACATGTGAGACGCAATTACATCATCGTAGGGGAAGTCATGTTCTGTTACTCTGGTCAGTGCTGTGTCGATCTAGGATCTTGAGAATTG
Protein-coding regions in this window:
- a CDS encoding hypothetical protein (BUSCO:EOG09262D4G), giving the protein MTDNGLKSRLASVLPKGHDFTILHISTPPTKTDPLYSPPPNERPERTYCENHFLAVSIDADGKQVLVLGVEVFVYTTARSTTLFVSKADSTGYLTLLNLPKGTPSPIREICATFVGFLVEKRKRKDIQFIVNLFARAQDQYLFPGSVENKGKHVLDDRGLIKWWCRVLDPLLGPAPKSVEAPWKSSKGYIVVPGLEPNEIRAMTPRRTDTAWEFTHPLERISHYYREFDWVPPRCLIPHFPDDPKSRFRDELDEEAASSQAMKMQGSWKSVKTLDMFWEMMAFRQECSSGRMTGFIWLVFDDKEPEPTANESFPSTNPPSTPKAQRIAQITPTTTPRKLFPSKKQPDTKQKKKKQKRKLTGPIIPRKPQIKRAKHNYLLDRPTNTAYYSWTPEGRGEKIVDEATYKRIVDLLLHLDFATLNKAVGSTRRWLSEGGGGGDWGVTVPGARETPTQTAHDRENGVNNLTSLVKRKRTDSTVDESQNKFNVLGEGLVKKKPKEESKAVNVLSTGLIRKKPKE
- a CDS encoding hypothetical protein (EggNog:ENOG41), which produces MSPPGNGDNSDPKRERSRVAQREYRKRHASKFNTLKDENQRLRNALKRIEKVALKRGGKDQELEAALAEARETLGEESESRALTTSGSIDTDPISAERLSYLSGLLSSDIMIHAQSLGQNTAPPRLSLEQQLWTNTDRLARIFEAPSDAGKYLGDGLYTFAGTLYWACTRNTVSLWETYKLNMIGKPGLPAQNPMDRLFNHSKHLNDRRFLLSLALARLEYKHKGFIDLPRAGTEMVWKSVLPDLRRKMERELVEKGQGPEWWKTPGEVENHLRKYLEPAEIDELQALVEGRGSEEVLTKYKPLVEMMIAEFVCFPDGPRWNLLYVAMAVGSWRSDHPRPSELVQDLSASV
- a CDS encoding hypothetical protein (EggNog:ENOG41), with the protein product MAPLQDNVTGDSRTTQTHSLLITMDMRSYIRNSQEDDPKKLYDLFRELSLERTIDPDKMQRHILDSIYRLVHGSNNIEDVSFSFNTTVELCRAIFEGSISDPSDLLVLDVEVYRELGQHLKAAQYLICQTTKSDLSEDIIKEAHRILTNEFNQTEGTYDTEYSGKYRTSPVQATSRPYMDPNKIPAAMDKMMASYRDDIRAAGMKGEIDPVALAAKYSHIFSSIHPFHTANGQMSRLILNAILFKWAGCLAPFGQDEEECAEYLSIIVEAMDLEISEAETSRGVSDGCRPKLYKKLASYVLKHAAAGMLLVCEPLQLDG
- a CDS encoding hypothetical protein (EggNog:ENOG41) gives rise to the protein MTAPRRSKRIQALNRTNEDSRRVAKPLESLEGLEAPKNYHPKKRRRTTESQHGTSEGLDSKSQASKDVPKRRLPKNRSQKKRLQWSIRPPEQFVSRLIRIKAELEKKQADKAKEQQKENRRKVEQSRRYLHEVLALDRKDGYAQQFWSDLASSIKYLGDEFRFWDKPWDDLGEDLQQKFLGYAPNIEELFDVPDMAPLVFQRWLWEVIDENFFSKKSKDIVWASPFWEAQGTMERYLQEHDFPYDDVIASHMFPHWRYTTMQFYMSLKDSPRESQRIDPTCVVPITAKAVGQYFPQEPNEESMKNEYSTILKNLSDAVVKMDFFFSANLTVFSHVIHHPETLQTCGFPYSPKLEGVKGMSMRAISGSDAATGRTVDLVVEPMLQRRGDPLGFDYNVKTAVHPMKVCVAWLQDPNRPRLSEMERGVREQEDEEAGGSKQVDEKVDKEEEKVEEEEEEEEEESKQSIKEITKERVDKEVDKGEEEGDLTKQEEKKTNTKNTTKSKKTKKRKQKRRQQ